One genomic window of Syngnathoides biaculeatus isolate LvHL_M chromosome 13, ASM1980259v1, whole genome shotgun sequence includes the following:
- the pif1 gene encoding ATP-dependent DNA helicase PIF1: MSGGEDTGAQLQCCVTTEHLNASGQATRRQVIRKASVLLGRNEFQELILRIHDGKVPQNYSLKKFRLFTKFARDGKCTVKLLPENIQVLISNCPPDQLSLFLRTLNIKHQVALSGKTLSAREKLKAGLPRSFEAISPLQQKDIQKVNELRSNAVPKELSDRTNRTAGAGQQVKRSRSDCTSSPVKANPSKKPVLSLPTRRLNKGQAAILNAVLTGKNVFFTGSAGTGKSFLLKRILGSLPPKSTFATASTGVAACHIGGTTLHNFAGIGSGSAPLEQCIELAQRPGVRQHWTSCRHLVIDEISMVDAAFFDKLESVARSVRRSTEPFGGIQLIICGDFLQLPPVSKGKEKAKFCFQARCWRKVIQVNLELTEVRRQTDQTFIALLQAVRVGRATEEVTNKLIASVYRQIDRDGIVATRLCTHKDDVELTNDNKLQQLPGSTRVFEALDSDPALVRIIDAHSPVSRLLHLKVGAQVMLTKNLDVTRGLVNGARGVVVAFEPGKHGLPRVRFLCGVTEVLKLERWVFKSGGGAHLSRQQLPLKLAWAISIHKSQGMTLDCVEISLARVFESGQAYVALSRARSLESLRVMDFDPRVVRADPDALVFYKNLRKERLLMQTVMDDYGDRSNKENIW; this comes from the exons ATGTCTGGAGGCGAGGACACCGGGGCACAGCTGCAGTGTTGTGTGACGACAGAGCACCTGAACGCCTCAGGACAAGCCACCCGGAGGCAGGTCATCCGCAAAGCGTCTGTCCTTCTGGGACGCAACGAGTTCCAGGAGCTCATCCTCCGCATCCACGATGGGAAAGTCCCCCAAAATTATTCTCTGAAGAAGTTCAGACTCTTCACTAAGTTTGCCCGCGATGGGAAGTGCACTGTGAAGCTGCTCCCTGAAAACATCCAGGTACTCATCTCCAACTGCCCTCCGGACCAGCTGAGTCTCTTCCTGAGGACTCTAAACATCAAACACCAGGTTGCCCTGTCTGGCAAAACTCTGAGCGCACGAGAGAAACTCAAAGCGGGTCTGCCTCGCAGCTTTGAGGCTATCAGCCCGCTTCAGCAAAAAGACATCCAGAAGGTCAACGAGCTTCGAAGTAATGCGGTGCCCAAAGAACTTTCGGACCGCACCAACAGGACTGCGGGTGCAGGACAGCAGGTCAAACGGTCAAGAAGTGATTGTACCTCCAGCCCT GTGAAAGCCAACCCGAGCAAGAAACCAGTCCTGTCTTTGCCAACCCGTAGACTTAACAAAGGACAGGCTGCCATCCTCAACGCTGTGCTGACTGGAAAGAACGTCTTCTTCACGGGCAGCGCAG GTACAGGGAAGTCCTTCTTACTGAAGAGAATACTTGGGTCACTGCCTCCAAAGAGCACCTTTGCCACTGCCAGCACTGGAGTGGCGGCGTGTCATATTGGAGGAACAACACTGCATAACTTTGCGG GTATTGGCTCGGGCTCAGCCCCGCTGGAGCAGTGTATCGAGCTGGCCCAGAGGCCCGGGGTGCGGCAGCACTGGACCAGCTGTCGACACCTCGTCATCGACGAGATCTCCATGGTGGACGCCGCTTTCTTCGACAAGCTCGAGTCTGTGGCCAG GTCGGTGAGGAGGTCCACTGAGCCTTTCGGGGGTATCCAGTTGATTATTTGTGGCGATTTCCTTCAGCTGCCTCCTGTttcaaagggaaaagaaaaggcCAAATTTTGTTTCCAG GCTAGATGTTGGCGTAAAGTCATCCAGGTCAACTTGGAGCTAACGGAAGTGCGACGGCAAACGGATCAGACTTTCATCGCCCTCCTCCAGGCTGTGAGGGTGGGAAG GGCGACAGAAGAGGTTACAAATAAATTGATTGCGAGCGTCTACCGTCAGATCGACAGGGACGGTATCGTAGCAACCAGACTGTGCACACACAAGGATGATGTGGAGCTCACCAACGATAACAAGCTACAGCAGCTGCCAG GGTCGACGCGAGTATTCGAGGCTCTGGACAGCGACCCGGCCTTAGTGAGGATTATAGACGCCCACAGTCCGGTCAGCAGACTACTTCATCTTAAAGTGGGAGCTCAG GTCATGTTGACAAAGAACCTTGATGTCACTCGAGGTCTGGTGAACGGAGCCCGAGGGGTTGTGGTGGCATTTGAGCCTGGAAAACACG GTCTCCCACGTGTCCGTTTCCTGTGCGGCGTCACGGAAGTGTTGAAGCTCGAACGCTGGGTGTTCAAGTCGGGGGGTGGGGCACACCTGAGCCGACAGCAGCTGCCACTCAAACTGGCCTGGGCCATTTCCATCCACAAGAGCCAA GGAATGACACTAGACTGTGTGGAAATCTCCCTGGCTCGGGTGTTTGAGAGCGGCCAGGCTTACGTGGCCTTGTCTCGGGCTCGGAGTTTGGAGAGCCTCAGGGTTATGGACTTTGACCCCCGCGTGGTCCGAGCAGACCCTGACGCTCTCGTCTTCTATAAGAATCTGAGGAAAGAGAGGCTGCTGATGCAG ACTGTCATGGATGACTATGGTGACAGAAGCAACAAAGAGAACATTTGGTGA
- the nsun4 gene encoding 5-methylcytosine rRNA methyltransferase NSUN4 produces MSDRQSWRTSKMALCSEARFLIRKIQDLRCLTSRRHRVKEKWAASRPKHPPTSLAANHFDVTYSSQLGKLWPSVRVALLSERKYGALLNNFCDDAFVGDLTSQGCRDFVTERDRKEHVCMERDPEVKFSEQSDSTSVEKHDMNGQQQFSAPHVSTNIKCFVFPRGDISRFKPARPDISGLLGYYLMDAASVLPCLALDVHEGQTLLDLCAAPGGKTLALLQTHAIGFLCLNDSSVSRTLRLRKVLHSYIPKQLLTSETLRITSFDGTKWGEAEQNTFDRVLVDVPCTTDRHSLMEDENNIFSKSRTSERRRLPQLQLQLLLAGVVAARPGGEIVYSTCTLSHIQNVGVVEQAIHSAREDHGIQLEVVDLRPLTNMFRNTFHFASDLHLGEMVIPHLAANFGPIYMCKLRRLT; encoded by the exons ATGTCGGACCGACAATCGTGGCGTACCAGCAAAATGGCGTTGTGCTCGGAAGCAAGATTTTTAATCCGGAAAATTCAAGACTTAAGGTGCTTAACGTCTAGAAGACATCgagtaaaagaaaaatgg GCTGCTTCACGTCCCAAGCACCCTCCTACCAGTTTAGCAGCAAATCATTTTGATGTCACTTACTCCAGTCAGCTGGGGAAACTCTGGCCTTCCGTCCGAGTTGCTCTGCTCTCGGAAAGGAAGTACGGAGCGCTTCTCAATAATTTCTGCGACGATGCTTTTGTGGGTGATCTGACATCTCAAGGATGCAGAGACTTTGTCACAGAAAGAGACAGGAAAG AGCATGTGTGCATGGAGCGAGATCCAGAAGTCAAATTTAGTGAGCAGTCTGATTCCACCTCTGTGGAGAAACATGACATGAATGGTCAGCAGCAGTTCTCAGCGCCGCACGTCAGCACTAACATCAAGTGCTTTGTCTTTCCAAGAGGAGATATCTCACGTTTCAAGCCAGCTAG ACCAGATATATCTGGATTATTGGGCTACTACCTGATGGACGCTGCGTCAGTGTTGCCTTGCCTTGCACTCGATGTTCACGAGGGCCAAACCCTGCTTGACCTTTGTGCTGCCCCGGGAGGAAAAACTCTTGCTTTGCTGCAGACCCACGCCATTG GTTTTTTGTGCTTGAATGACTCGTCTGTGTCTCGGACATTACGATTGAGGAAGGTTCTCCACAGCTACATTCCGAAGCAGCTTTTGACCAGTGAGACGCTACGCATCACTTCCTTTGATGGCACCAAATGGGGGGAAGCGGAACAGAATACTTTTGACAGA GTCCTTGTTGATGTTCCTTGTACCACAGACCGACATTCACTCATGGAGGACGAGAATAATATATTCAGTAAGAGCAGAACCAGCGAGAGGCGACGGTTGCCACAGCTACAGCTGCAACTACTGCT GGCGGGCGTGGTGGCAGCACGTCCAGGTGGCGAGATCGTTTACTCCACCTGCACGCTTTCGCACATCCAGAATGTTGGCGTGGTTGAACAAGCCATCCACTCGGCGCGTGAGGACCATGGCATCCAGCTTGAG GTGGTGGACCTGCGACCACTCACAAACATGTTCAGGAATACCTTTCACTTCGCTTCTGATCTCCATCTGGGTGAGATGGTCATCCCACACTTGGCTGCCAACTTTGGACCCATTTACATGTGCAAGTTAAGGAGGCTCACATAG
- the LOC133510780 gene encoding cytochrome b-c1 complex subunit 6, mitochondrial-like produces MGFERKMLNYGDPEEEEEDAPEEEEEEEEEEVDLVDPLETIRAKCEETEHCVHYKERLELCETRVNSKSNTTEECTEELFDFLHARDHCVSHKLFHNVK; encoded by the exons ATGGGTTTCGAAAGAAAAATGCTGAATTACGGCGACCCAGAAGAGGag GAGGAAGATGCCcctgaagaagaggaggaggaggaagaagaagaggtagaCCTGGTG GACCCCTTAGAAACAATCCGTGCCAAGTGTGAGGAGACGGAACATTGCGTGCACTACAAAGAGCGTCTGGAGCTCTGCGAGACCCGCGTCAACTCCAAATCCAACACCACAGAGGAGTGCACAGAAGAGCTCTTTGACTTCCTGCATGCACGGGACCACTGT GTATCACACAAGCTGTTCCACAATGTGAAATAA